The genomic DNA TAACACGTTCAGATATGGCGCCATTCCTTGTTTAACAAAAGCTTCAGACGCAGCTAACTGTTTCTTGATACGAACAAGAGATTCTTCAGCGCTTCTTAAGTCCTCACGCTGCTTAAGAAGCCGTAAGAACTGTAATTGAACGTTACAACCCAATTCCAACTCTGACTGAAGCTGGTTTGCTGCAGCAACGTCTTTATTCAATTTTGCCTTGATCAAATTGTTAAGGTGAGCAAAACCAGCAAAAAGCGACCACGTTCCTTGAAGGCCTTTATTCCAGGATCGTTGGCTAAGGCTATCGCTGCTATAGGCAGGAATAGGTTCATAATTCTTTGTACGATTATTTGATGCAACCAATGAAACGCGAGGCCAAAAATAACTTTGTGCGACCCCAATGTTCATCTTTGCTTGTTCAAGCTGCAATACTTTTGATTCTATACCTGGGTTTGCTTTCATGGCATACTGTACAGCCTGCTCCAAAGTAAATGTTTGGCCAGCTTCTGCACAAGTAGCGCAGACACATGTCAATAAAAGAGCCCATAGACAGCCAGATATGCGCATAGTAGTTCCTTTGCAAAACACTTGATCACGTACTCACAAAACGCGACATGTTCAACATAATCTTGTTACTCTACAAAACTTATCGACTCTTTACTGCAGTGAGCTGAATAGAATGGCCTGCAGGAGACTGGAGTACCAACAACTCACCTTCGTTTCGCCACAAAACCTGTCCGCTGAGCAATTTGAGCCACCTGCCCCCCTCTACTGAAATGTCAGTAGCTTGTTTTTTGGGTTCAGCTATAAAAACCAAATGTTGCTTCTCAACGCGATACGGTAACTCAAGGTGCAATCCGGGACCCGAAACTTCAAGAACTCCGATCCCGGAACCCCTCTTACGAAAATAGCAGGAAGCGGGTGAAAAGCCATCCCCCCCTTGGCTCTGCCATATTGTCGCACCAGCGAGATCATCGAAATTTCCATCTTTATGGCGTATCGATGACGGAATATTCTCCGTAGAGCTATAAATTTTATTGAGTTTAATGCCTTTCTTCAACAACGTAACGTCAGCTTCAATGAACAACGGAACTTTTAAAGCTGCATTATCGAGATCACCTTCGACAGGTGAAAACGTGCGACCAGCAGCACTATCCGTAAGGACGAGATGTCCATTTCGGGATTCAAGCACCGCCGATATCCTAAACATCGGGCTACTAAAGGGTGATTTTTTCATCACAAGAGTCCGGGCTGACATAGATGCAGCCTGGACACTGCTATAGAGTTTGCCGCTACTCCCAATATTCATATTCATCTGAAGGCCAAAGACATTAGTCAGCTGCAAGTTGGCACCACCATCAATCTGTCGCCAGCGACCAGTGAACTGTGTGAGGGCCTTTGATTTTCCGCTGGCAGAACGAGTTTTCTTCAGGATAAAATAATTGTCTTCAAGGAGATACAGCCATACTTGCTCCATGTACTCCGGCATATCGCCCACATAGAGACTTTGCGCAGCTATGACAGGAAAGACATCCTCTTTACCCACAGCAAAAGATTGCGGTGCCCACATGGCCTGCACTAGTGCAAATACAAGCAGGCATCGCATAAATAGCTTCACCAGCTTCATCTTATTCCCGCAATGCTCTGTCCCAGTTTTTTATAAGCGGCTCAAAAATAAAGTACAGGATACTCCGCTTTTTTGTTGTAATGTAGACTGTCACAGGCATACCAGGTGAGAGGTAAACATTTTCTTCATGCAGTTTTTTGCCGTCAACTTCCACATAGCACAGATAATAAGGCTGCATTCCTGCATTGGTCCGTTCTTCAAGACGGTCTGCAGAAATATAGGTCACTTTCCCAGGAATATGTGGAATGAGGCGGGCATCAAATGCGTCAAGCTGAACATTAGCTTCCTGTCCGAGAAAGACTTCTGTAATCTTATTCACCGGAACATGAGTTTCGACAACCAATGGCTTGTCCTGGGGGACAATGTCCATCAGCGGCTCGCCTGCTCGAATAACCCCGCCTCTAGAATGTACTTTTAAATCAACCACACGCCCCGCCACTGGCGCAAGTACTTTCAAGCGGTTCTTAACGTCAAGAGTAGAACGTAGTTTCTCTTCGAGTTGAGAAACCTCATTTTGCAACTTGCTAGATGCGTTGCTGGCTTCTTCCACAAACCTATTCTTTGTATCTTCAATCCTTAAGGCCAGCTCAACACGTCGCTGTTTTGCTTCGGCTACGGCCTGTTTTCTACTTCCCCTGTTACCTTCGTGGGACGCGAGATTACGCTCAAGCTCTAGAATTTGTGATTTTTCAAGATATCGTTCATTGAAAAGTTGCCGCTTGGCCTTTAATTCTTCCTGAAGCGTTGCAATTATTTTATTCTCGGCTCGAATTTGGTCTTCTGAGCCAACAATTTGGGCATCAATCTGAGAAATTTGGGATTCCAGCAAGGAAATTTGTCCTGCCAGCGCGTTGACTCGTGCAGCAAAAAATTTTTCCTCAGTGCTAAGAATATCCATACAGTCAGCAGCCTTTGCCTTCTTAACCAACTCATCAGGCCAGACCAGCTTGTCTTGCAGCATTTTTTCAGCAATATTTCTTAATAGCGCAGCCTTTTGTCCAACAAGTTGCTTTTGCCACATATTTGCTGTGGCGTCGACCTGTACAGATTCGAGGATTATGAGCGGCTGCCCCTCTTCAACTTCATCACCTTCTTGAACAAGTATTGAATCAACGATTCCTCCTTCAAGATGCTGGACAGTCTTGCGCTCAGTCTCAAGCTTAACTTTTCCCTGACCAACAACAGCACCACTGATGTGCCCCAAAACACCCCAGACCAGCAACCCGCCAAAGAACAGGATAATAACAAGCATTCCTTGACGAATTATCTCTCGCGGGTTCTCGGTTTCACCTTTGTGTTTATTTTTATTAAACAACTTAACAAGAGGCGTAATCACCCACGTTTCAACAGCACCCGCAACGTGCTTAAAATTATTGTTGATCTTCATTGTCTGCCTCTTGAGCTTCGCCAGAATTAACTTCACTTTTTGACGGATTAAGGCTTTCTTGCTGTGCCCTGGCTAATTCAGCCTGCCGCACCTGCTCCTGACGCAACGCCTCCAACTTATTTAGCACATCATCACGACTACCACTCAGAGCTATCTGCCCATCCTGCATCAATATAATATTATCAACAATTGAAAGGATATTCGGTTTGTGTGTGACCAACACGACAGTAGAACCCAATTGTTTAAGATTCAGAATAGCCTGAATAAGGCATGCGTCACCGGCCTCATCAAGATTGGAATTGGGTTCGTCCAGAACAATCAACTTAGGATCACCATAGAGCGCCCTTGCCAAGCCTATACGTTGCCGCTGCCCACCCGATAAAGCAGTTCCAAGCTCGCCAATAGGAGTATCATATCCTTTAGGCAATGCCAGGATCATGGGATGCACTCCAGCGATTTGGGCTGCCCGGATAACTTTTTGTGAATCAACTTCCCCGAGCCGGGCAATGTTTTCGGCAACAGTTCCAGAAAATAATTCTACATCCTGTGGAAGGTAACCGATATACGGACCTAATCTCTCTGCGTCCCAGGACATAATATCCGCACCATCAATTCGGGTCTTTCCTGCGCTTGGAGTCCAAATATTGAGCAACAACTTGCATAATGTCGACTTTCCTGCAGCACTCGGGCCAATAATTGCCAGTGATGCACCAGCAGGAAGATGAAACGAGATATTTTTGATAAGCTGTCGATTACCAACAACAAAATAAAGATTTTCAGCAGTGAGATTCCCTTTAGGCGCAGGTAGCTCCATGGGCTGGCTAGTTGGTTGCATGGTAAGAAGTTTATCCAGTCTCTTGTAAGCAGTTTTAGCCTCAAGAGACTGCTTGTATGTGGCCATTGCCTGATCAATTGGGGCCAGCGAACGCCCCATAATAATTGAGGCTGCAATCATGACGCCTGCTGTTGATTCGTGCATGACTGTCAGATATGCACCTACTGCATAGATTGCTACCTGCAAGCCAACTCGCAATGCTTTACTTATTGAATGGATAAGTCCCGCATTTTTACTGGCTTGTGTTTGAAGATTTATAATAATATTGTTCATCTTTCGCCATCGGGACGTAATATTACCGACCATCCCCATGGACCGGACAATGCTCGCATTACGCATGGCCGCTCCGGTAAAATTCGCGGCATGGACATTAAGCTGAGTTGCAGCTTCAAGACGTTTGCCCGTAAGGCGTTCAGTAGTAAGCCCCAAGATGAAAACGAGAATGCTGCCAAGAACCGCAACCCACCCAAGCGAAGGGTGCAGGATAAAAATAAAGATTAAATAAATAGGCATCCAGGGCAAATCAAAAAAAGCAAACACCGCGTTGCCGCCTAAAAAATTTCTTAACAACTGGACATCTCGGAGCGTACCCTGAGATTCCTGCTGCGGCTGACCAGCTGGTTGCGTAGCATTACTCAAATTGTGGTGGAGTACCGGTTCGCCCAGCATGTTATCAAACTCGATTCCTGCTCGCACAAGAAGGCGCGAACGAATCCACTCGAGCAAAGCCATCACGACAAGACAGATTACTGCGCCAACAGTAATGACAGTCAGAGTTGACAAATTATAACTAGTCAAGACCTTATCATAAACCTGCAGCATATATATAGAAAATGTCAACTGCAGAATATTTACAAAAAAACTGAATACGAAGGCGTACCCAAAATAATACCTGCATGCCTGCAAAAACTGTTTCATAAAAAAGACACCTGTTTTACTCGCCCGACAATACTGCCCTTGAGGCACAACACGCACCACCCAATCGTCCGGGGCTAATATATAGCCAAATTCAAGCTTGTCCAGCTTCGAAAAAAAAGTTTAGTTTTTTATACAAATTCCAATTTGAAACGCTTACACATACAACTAATATCATTCATTTTTTTAAAAAAATCATAATTTTCTGACACAATTCTAAATGAAAGGGGGGAGTCAAGGGGGGCGAAGCCCTCCTTGCTGCCTTAATCTTCGCGAAGCACTCAAGGCAAAATTTAGATTCGTATCGGTTGATTACCCCCAATGCCTTGGGGATTGTGGTGTAGATACCTGTTTCTATAGATTGGAAAAGACCTATCTACACTTTCTTCTGTAGAAGAAAGTGTAGGAGACTTTTGAAAATAGCCTTTTTATTCATAAATATTAGCATGTTACAAAATCGCTGCGTTACGAAAACCTCCCACTAACGTTACGAAAAAGTCCCACTTTTTCTGTAACCAGTTAAAATTACTGACAACAATATTTTATGGAAAGATTAAACCGTAACGCAAGTAGATATTTTTATTATCATATCAGCATGTTATCAGATTGAGAAGCATGAGTTCTTGCTACAGAAGGCAAACATTAAAAATCTTCACGTTGAGATAGCAGGCTCGGCACAGAAGCGCCACAAGGAGGAGATGCCACAAAAACGGCCACAAATTAGACCTGCGGGCGCAAAACTGCGAATCCAACTATGAGCCGTTTTAGATGCAAAGACAGCTTAGATCGATTTTTATGATACTTTTCGCACACGCCCTAGGAGTCGTCCCCCAGAGGGGAGCCGCCTCCTACGTGCTGCGCAAAGATAAAGGCACAAGGGAGGCTCTGCCCCCCTTGACCTCCCAAACAGCCGAAAGGCAAGTTCAAAAAATGGCGAGGTGTGAGATCTCAACATGTGCCGAAACAAGCAAAATACGCGGGGAACAGCCTCAAAAACTGTTTTCACCGCGCACTGTGTATTGACTATTAATGAGTGCCTGTTATCCGGTCACAGACGGCAACTCACTGGCTGAGGAACTCGGGACTTTGTCAAAAAGAGCATTTCGTAACGTCCGAGGGATATAATCAGACAATTTATGCTTTTTATTTCTCAAATCCTCTTCCATCGCGAGTTTTAGAACCCCGGCGATATGAGCTGGCGCAACGCCACAATCATACAGCATTCGGCATATGATATAATCAATCTGCGAGTTATCATTCAACCCCTTTGCGCGAAGCATCTCCTGGCTTGACCTATACATTTTAATCTCCCTCTCTGAAGGAATTTGCCAAAACCCTTCAGAATATGCATCTCCTGACAGGAAACCACGAATCTCACCAATCCCTCCAAGCAACACTGGGGACGTACTGACCGAGGCTTCTCGGAGAAACACCCAAGGAGAACGCCCCTCGTTACCTTGATATGCAATCTTTGTATTCAGGAACCCTGGCAACCGACCAAAATGCTCTCCGCTCACACTGCCAGGGTCTGCCTCGTACCTCTGGCATAAATCTTTCTGAATCCAGTAGCGTTCCTCCTCAGCTAAAGCTGTTCCAGAATCCAGCCACCCTTGAAAATTACCCGGACTAGTTTCAATAATCGCTGAAAATGAATAACCATTTGATTTCATTTTTCTGATCATCGGCTGGGACAAGTCGTCAAGAAAAATATAGCCATGCATGCGAGTCCGAGTCGGTCTGATATATATGCCCATCCCTTGCCGGTTCTTGTCTGCAAGGAAATACTGAAATTTCATATTGCAAAGTTTCTCTTTTGAAATATCTGCGTATTGAAATACTGTTTTATTGCCCAAGAACTTCTCAAATAGAAGAATAACATCATATCCTTTACAACATATTGAATCAAAAAATCTTCGTTGAGTGGAGTAGCCCCCATTTCGACCGGACACCCCTCTAACTTGGGAGGAGGTGCTGGAACTATGGCTGGAACTAGTGCTAAAACAAGTTCAACGGTGGAGATAGTAAACATAACGCCCCGTCGTCGCTGGTCTGTCGGTGAGAAAGTTCGCCTGATAGAGGCCAGCATGGCCCCAGGTCAGTCGGTTTCTCTGGTGGCACGAGCGTATGGCGTTGCTCCGAATTTGCTTTACCGCTGGAGAAAACAGATGAGTGAAGGCGGCAAAACAGCCATTGAAGCCAATGACGAGGTCGTCAGCGTTGCCGAAGTAAAGACCCTGAAAAAGCGAATCCGTCAGTTGGAGCGCGTTCTCGGCAACAAAACACTGGAAGTAGAAATTCTCAAGGAAGCCGTTCGCATTGGTCGCGAAAAAAAACTCATCTCGCGGCTGCCCTTGTCCGGCGTGGAGGATTTCCAGTGAAAAGGGTCACGGACGCCCTGGCGGTGTCCCGATCCAACACCTATGAACGTAGCCGCAGCCCACGGCCTCGTCCGGAACGATACAGCAAAGCGGAAGACGCATTCCTTCTACCGCTGATCGTCGAACTTTTGGGCGGACGCCAGACCTATGGCTATCGGCGTATCCAGCGGTTGCTTAATCGGCAACTGATTGCCGGTGGGCGCACTCCGGTCAACCATAAACGTGTATACAGGATAATGAGGCAGAACAACCTGTTGCTGGCACGGTTTACTGGCAGCCGATCAGACAAAGCCCACACGGGCAAGGTTTCCACACTACAAAGAAATCAGCGTTGGTGCTCTGACGGGTTTGAAATTGTCTGCGACAACGGTGAGCGGGTGCGCGTTATCTTTGCCCTGGATACTTGCGACCGGGAAGTGATGGCCTATTCCGCCACCACTGGCGGGTACAGTGCTGACATGGCGCAAAGCGTCATGCTGGCATGCGTTGAAAAACGGTTCGGGGATGTCAAAACATTGCAGTCAGTTGAATGGCTCTCCGACAACGGCTCCTGCTACACGGCAAGAGAAACAATAACTTTTGCCGCCGCGCTGGGCATCGTCAGCAAGTTTACTCCAGCTCGCAGCCCCCAAAGCAACGGTATGGCTGAAGCTCTCGTCAAAACATTCAAACGGGATTACGTCTTCTGCAACGATCGATCGGATGCCGAAACTGTGATGGCGCAGCTTCCCGGTTGGTTTGAAGACTATAATGAAAATGCCCCACATAAGGCCCTGCGGATGCTCTCACCTCGTGAGTTTATCCGTTCATTGCAAAACTTGGAGTGTCCGGTTTAGCAGGGGCAACTCCATTGAGCATTTATTGTGTGATAGGTCATACTACCCTGCCTTTGCCCAATTGCGTCTTTTACGCGTGACAAATACTCTTCCAGAGTCGGTGTCCTCAGAAAAATCCCACAGACCGGTATCTGCTAATTCCTTAAAAGCAATCCGAATAGAAAGCGTTCGCTTGCGTGCAAGCTCACTGGAAACCTCTTCCTGTTGCCAGAGCCCATTTTTGATTGTTTCAAGAAAAAAGGTTTTCGTCCCGCCCTCATCTAATCTGGCAGACAGATAAAACAGAAGGAAAAATCCAATTTTGCTCAGCCCTTTCATAATATCCAGATTATAAACAACAAATCTGAACACCGTCGGATTTTGCAGGTTTAACGCTTGCGCCAGGCGCGGATTAATCGAGATTTCAACCAAATCATCATTGGCCTCATAAGCGAGCAAATGCCAAGCAGATTCTTTGCCATCAGCACGCAGCGTATGAAACCCAATGCCCCAAAGGCGAAAAAGTGACTTGTGGAGTTGCGCTTTCAACTGCCCATTCCATGAGAGCCCACAGATCTCTGCAAGCTTTCGCCACGAGAGCCTGATCGTCATGCCCTCGCTTTCATATTCCCACTTGAGATTCATCTTACCTCGAAGACCTTCAGGGATGCCCACCACTCCATTCGGTTTGCAAAAGGCCAACAGCGATAACAACAGCAACAAATCTCGATTGTTGAGCGGCTCATAC from uncultured delta proteobacterium includes the following:
- a CDS encoding conserved exported hypothetical protein (Evidence 4 : Homologs of previously reported genes of unknown function), coding for MKLVKLFMRCLLVFALVQAMWAPQSFAVGKEDVFPVIAAQSLYVGDMPEYMEQVWLYLLEDNYFILKKTRSASGKSKALTQFTGRWRQIDGGANLQLTNVFGLQMNMNIGSSGKLYSSVQAASMSARTLVMKKSPFSSPMFRISAVLESRNGHLVLTDSAAGRTFSPVEGDLDNAALKVPLFIEADVTLLKKGIKLNKIYSSTENIPSSIRHKDGNFDDLAGATIWQSQGGDGFSPASCYFRKRGSGIGVLEVSGPGLHLELPYRVEKQHLVFIAEPKKQATDISVEGGRWLKLLSGQVLWRNEGELLVLQSPAGHSIQLTAVKSR
- a CDS encoding conserved hypothetical protein (Evidence 4 : Homologs of previously reported genes of unknown function), producing the protein MKLILAKLKRQTMKINNNFKHVAGAVETWVITPLVKLFNKNKHKGETENPREIIRQGMLVIILFFGGLLVWGVLGHISGAVVGQGKVKLETERKTVQHLEGGIVDSILVQEGDEVEEGQPLIILESVQVDATANMWQKQLVGQKAALLRNIAEKMLQDKLVWPDELVKKAKAADCMDILSTEEKFFAARVNALAGQISLLESQISQIDAQIVGSEDQIRAENKIIATLQEELKAKRQLFNERYLEKSQILELERNLASHEGNRGSRKQAVAEAKQRRVELALRIEDTKNRFVEEASNASSKLQNEVSQLEEKLRSTLDVKNRLKVLAPVAGRVVDLKVHSRGGVIRAGEPLMDIVPQDKPLVVETHVPVNKITEVFLGQEANVQLDAFDARLIPHIPGKVTYISADRLEERTNAGMQPYYLCYVEVDGKKLHEENVYLSPGMPVTVYITTKKRSILYFIFEPLIKNWDRALRE
- the aprD gene encoding Alkaline protease secretion ATP-binding protein AprD, producing MKQFLQACRYYFGYAFVFSFFVNILQLTFSIYMLQVYDKVLTSYNLSTLTVITVGAVICLVVMALLEWIRSRLLVRAGIEFDNMLGEPVLHHNLSNATQPAGQPQQESQGTLRDVQLLRNFLGGNAVFAFFDLPWMPIYLIFIFILHPSLGWVAVLGSILVFILGLTTERLTGKRLEAATQLNVHAANFTGAAMRNASIVRSMGMVGNITSRWRKMNNIIINLQTQASKNAGLIHSISKALRVGLQVAIYAVGAYLTVMHESTAGVMIAASIIMGRSLAPIDQAMATYKQSLEAKTAYKRLDKLLTMQPTSQPMELPAPKGNLTAENLYFVVGNRQLIKNISFHLPAGASLAIIGPSAAGKSTLCKLLLNIWTPSAGKTRIDGADIMSWDAERLGPYIGYLPQDVELFSGTVAENIARLGEVDSQKVIRAAQIAGVHPMILALPKGYDTPIGELGTALSGGQRQRIGLARALYGDPKLIVLDEPNSNLDEAGDACLIQAILNLKQLGSTVVLVTHKPNILSIVDNIILMQDGQIALSGSRDDVLNKLEALRQEQVRQAELARAQQESLNPSKSEVNSGEAQEADNEDQQ
- a CDS encoding exported hypothetical protein (Evidence 5 : No homology to any previously reported sequences), giving the protein MQRQLRSIFMILFAHALGVVPQRGAASYVLRKDKGTREALPPLTSQTAERQVQKMARCEISTCAETSKIRGEQPQKLFSPRTVY
- the insC gene encoding IS2 insertion element repressor InsA; KpLE2 phage-like element (Evidence 2a : Function of homologous gene experimentally demonstrated in an other organism; PubMedId : 9689094; Product type r : regulator), giving the protein MAGTSAKTSSTVEIVNITPRRRWSVGEKVRLIEASMAPGQSVSLVARAYGVAPNLLYRWRKQMSEGGKTAIEANDEVVSVAEVKTLKKRIRQLERVLGNKTLEVEILKEAVRIGREKKLISRLPLSGVEDFQ
- the insD gene encoding IS2 insertion element transposase InsAB'; KpLE2 phage-like element (Evidence 2a : Function of homologous gene experimentally demonstrated in an other organism; PubMedId : 2830172; Product type e : enzyme) — translated: MKRVTDALAVSRSNTYERSRSPRPRPERYSKAEDAFLLPLIVELLGGRQTYGYRRIQRLLNRQLIAGGRTPVNHKRVYRIMRQNNLLLARFTGSRSDKAHTGKVSTLQRNQRWCSDGFEIVCDNGERVRVIFALDTCDREVMAYSATTGGYSADMAQSVMLACVEKRFGDVKTLQSVEWLSDNGSCYTARETITFAAALGIVSKFTPARSPQSNGMAEALVKTFKRDYVFCNDRSDAETVMAQLPGWFEDYNENAPHKALRMLSPREFIRSLQNLECPV
- a CDS encoding putative Replication protein C (Evidence 3 : Function proposed based on presence of conserved amino acid motif, structural feature or limited homology) — encoded protein: MERLKGYTTLPFHSTLRVLHXFQALSPAFKLRTKGIDETYFYDDTKIRVLSYEPLNNRDLLLLLSLLAFCKPNGVVGIPEGLRGKMNLKWEYESEGMTIRLSWRKLAEICGLSWNGQLKAQLHKSLFRLWGIGFHTLRADGKESAWHLLAYEANDDLVEISINPRLAQALNLQNPTVFRFVVYNLDIMKGLSKIGFFLLFYLSARLDEGGTKTFFLETIKNGLWQQEEVSSELARKRTLSIRIAFKELADTGLWDFSEDTDSGRVFVTRKRRNWAKAG